The genomic region CGTTAGACGAGAAGACAAACAAGCGCTTGTCATATTTGATAACCATATCGAGATCGTGACGCTATCTGTGGTTAGTATTAGCAAGATGTGCTATAGCTAATTAGCATGCGCAAACGTTAACTTAGTGATTAGCTAGGTTGTCAGACATTTTGAACTGCCATTGTTGACAAAATGGTAATAACGTTACTGGTATAATATAGTTCAAAGTATCGTTACTAAGTAACTGTCTTAATTTAAGGTAGCTGGTAGCCCATTGCTCAGTAAACCATTGAGAATAAACCGTAAATGATTCATTAACGTTACAGGTAACTAACGTTAGTGTGTTACCGCTGGAACATCTGGTTTGTCAGGGAGGCACATGTGATTGCGTAGATTTACGGTTCATATGAGTTTGAGTCATGTAGGTGTGTGATTCCAGTAAACCATGTGTGTCTACAATGAGGATATTAGCTTATTAggctccttcttttcttttagtCTTACAGAAAACTGGCAAAAGAATACCACCCTGACAAGAACCCAAATGCTGGTGACAAGGTAAGACATCTGATAAAGTTAGTTATCATAGGTGCGATGTAAATTAAAACAAGAATATGTATGAGTAGAATATGTTGATTTGGAGCTGTATGTATGACCATGTTGCCCCTATCAAAAAGGGTTTAAAGAGGGTGTATTTTTTGAGGGTGTGAATCCAAGTTTCATCCCTCCCTAATGCTTGTCTTTAGCTTTAACCTGTTTTCAAGGTGTTACAGTCATCCATGTCCAGTAtggttaataaaataataaataaatctctatttggtaggggtgcacgattcagaaaatgtcacaattcgatatagatttttaggctcaagatttgattcaaaaaacgattcacagtatgtaaatgtagttacttttcccatgtgatagcagtagacaataaaaaaaaaaaaattgcattgcGACtcaaatatgaatcgattttttttgcaCCCCGACTATTTGGTGTGAGAGGGGGATGGCCAGGTGGTCATTTACAAAACCGAGTTTTGTATTGTTACAGTGGATATTCTCTGTAGTTCTGGCAGTGGATTAAAATAACTTTCCATTTTAGTTTTACTTTTCCTTTCCATTTAGGCTAAAGCATTGGTATAAGGTTCTGTCACTGTTTAATTGCCCCCTATCATCACATACCTCCCACTGCTCTACATAATATCCGTTCATCAGTCATTAGTTTTAGAGTGAAGGGCCTCTCTTCTATCATTCCCCCTATGGCAGAGTGGCATTTACTCAGCAGGGCATTGTATTCTTAGCAATAGACATGGCCACTTAAAAGAATTAAGCCTGGAAGCAGTAATTGTAACAGGGAGAATACTTACTtttaagcaaataaagtgtgcTGCTACTCAGCAGATCCTTTCAGGTGTCAATGAGATGGCAACATAACTCATGTTTAATTTGTGTTGAGATAATGTCAGAGAGGGACTGATTCCAATCTGCAGTAATGGTTTTGATTGTAGTATTTAGCATCCTGTTGAAttgccttttatatttttaaatttcaaatgtAATACTACCGTGATTGTAAAATTCGGTCTAAATGCTAACACTTAACACAAGTGAAAGGTTAATGGAAATCTTACTAGGTCCTGAGCTGTGGTTAATTTGCTATCAGAAGACACTTGGGACAGTCGTTGAAATTACatctttattacatttttgtattgtcCTTCCTCTCAAAATATAGTTCAAAGAAATCAGTTTTGCCTATGAGGTGCTGACCAACCCTGAAAAGAAGGAACTTTATGACCGCTATGGAGAACAAGGCTTGCGGGAAGGAGGTGGGGGTGGCCCGGGGATGGACGATATCTTCTCCCACATCTTTGGCGGTGGACTTTTTGGATTCATGGGTGGTCAGGGGAGTCGCTCCAGGAACGGAGgacggaggagaggagaggacatgGTCCATCCACTCAAGTAAGACCAACCTTGTACACTCACATATAGgctacttaagtaacatttttgtACTTTCTTATGTGCAAAAATTAGTTTGTATTGGAATTGGTTAGAGTCCATGTTCTTCAGTACAATCCATTGTTATACTCCCAAGTCTTTTGTCTTGTAGAACTAAACGGTATCTTAACATCACTCTTTTTCTACAGGGTGTCACTGGAGGACGTTTACAATGGGAAAACGACTAAACTGCAACTTAGCAAGAATGTACTGTGTAGCACGTGTAATGGGTAAGTTGTATAACCAACATGGTGCTATAGTCCATATTAATGTCTCCTTGATTATTTAGCCTGTTGCAGTGTTGACGTTTTGTACATTTCTAACAACGAATCCATCTCTGGGTGCGTATGTGTGCAGGCAGGGAGGTAAGACGGGCGCTGTACAAAAATGTACAACATGTAGGGGGCGTGGCATGCGCATCATGATCAGACAGCTGGCCCCAGGAATGGTCCAACAGATGCAGTCTGTGTGTACTGATTGTAATGGAGAAGGTAAGGGGCACAGTGATCAAAACCATCTGTGATCAAGCATTTCATCTGTGTATCATTGTGTCCTTGGCTGCACATATCTCTTACCCTGTCTCCTTTTAACCCACTCTAGGTGAAGTTATCAGTGAGAAAGACCGCTGTAAAAAATGCGAGGGCAAGAAAGTCGTGAAAGAGGTCAAGATTCTGGAGGTACATGTTGACAAAGGCATGAAGCACGGCCAGAAAATTACCTTTGGGGGGGAGGCTGACCAGGCACCTGGCGTCGAGCCTGGGGATATAGTCCTTGTCCTGCAGGAAAAAGAGAATGAGGTAAGAGGGCCAGTCCCTTAATACTGTAGCCATACTCCTCTTAACCGGCCCTCTATTTCTCATATGCACTCTTTTCCATAGAgggaattctttttttataatttatttaggtCACTGTTTTGCTTATATTATAGTTTTTTTGTCAGTTACTAATTATTTCCTGCCTAGAAAAAGGTGAGCCAACTACCCTCACCTTGTCTCAACGTCCTACTGATAGATTCTTTTGAGGTTATAGTGTTTTGTGAGCTTTGATTACACTGTGCCTTCTCTACATGTTCTCTACATGCATAAATGTGATGTCTGGAAAATGTATGCCTGGAAACATCCATTTGTGGTTTTTATTGCTACATCATACACAGGCATGTTGGTGCACAGGTGTCAACCTTGTACATCTGCTGTATAGGAGTGGAGTTTGTTTTTCATACATCTAAAAAAATCATTTTGGAATAGGTTAATCATGTTTCCTAATGGGCTACttctacaaaaataaaatagactGTCTTAGATTAATAAAACAAAGATATGGAGGGCGGTTAAAGTTTTTGTAGCATTGAAATTTGCCAAGTCAGTGTTGTGTAAAACCTTTATTAGCTTATGGCATTCTACACTGCATGAATTAGCCTAGTGGCTAGCAGACCTTTTCTCTAAGTGACTTACAGCTTAACATTACTCATAGTCCCTTTGGTCTTACTTGGTTTAAGTCACAGCATATTCTGACAGAACACCATGGTTGAAGTTCATTTGACATACACATTTTTTCAGCCTAACGGTGTTGAAACagcagcttatattggtagCAGGTCAACAAGTTAGCAGACTGCAGAGTATTTGAATGTTCACTCTCTGCTCTGTGCACCATGGGTCTGTGCAAATCCATGCATGCCCATGGTAAAACACGGAGATCAAAGTAGAGGAGAGAAAATAGCATGACCATTGATGATAGCAAAACGCAGTAAAGACTTGCACACTAAGCTGAAATGAAATGAGTGGACATAAATTAGGTAAATAAAAtagtttgttaatttttttttggtagTGGAAGCACTGGTGTGACAGGTTGTGAATAGTTATCGAAAAGAACAGTCTGTCAAGTAGGTATTGTCTTTTGAAGAAATTAAAAATGATATATATGAGGGAGGGTAGACTTGTCTtggaaaaaatatattgttacATTGGGAAGGAATTAAAGGATAACCTTTTTAGAAGAGTTTTCACAGCATGTACACACATCCTACCTATGTGTTGGCTCAGGTAAGTTAGCCTAGGACGATACAGCAGATAGGTGACCTGTCCATTGTGTGTTCAGTTTCTTCATCTGCAAGTGTGTATATAGGTATGATAGTCTGGCTCACGGGATGTACATTGCTGTGATAAagcctgccccccccccccctttcggCTATCTATTTTGTGAAGACACTATCGCTGGCTTAGCACTGCCCaggacagttgtgattggtttaaagaataaCACACCAGCCAttgcctttttttccccctatcccagaatagataagtgGTGTAGGCAGACCGTACtccagcactgtggagataggtctggcaatgcaagactaggggAGTGATAATGTAGTGGATTGGCCAGCCAGAGGCTAGTCTGCCTCTGTAAATCAGCACTTTGGGATTAGCATTGTGATTGATTGTTTTTTGGAATGTCAGTGTAACTGTGCTTTGAGTCTGAAAAGTGTGTTGATTCGCCCAAATGCATAAGGTTTTTCCATTCGGGGATTTTGTATAACCAGTTTCATTATAAATCAGATTTTCCTTGTGCAGGTCAAAAAATGACTGAATACAATTTCTGTGACAGAGTTCAATGAGCAGTTTGTCACAGCAGTCTGGTCCAGCTGGAGGAGCTTCAAACCTCCTCATGCTAAGAACCAGATTGTCTTGACAGTGCTGTGTTGTCAGACCTTGTACAAACTTAGGTTAGTTTTAGCACAGCACAGTAGTCGAACGAGCAACAGCTGAGGGCATGGCCACCAATGCATTTTGACTGAGTTGTCTAACACCTCAAACTTGAGTGGTGTGGGTTTTGTCTGGGGCTGCCTTGCTAACCAGCACACCCAGTAGACTTCAGAGGCATGTCATTCATGAGCGGTTGGGCTGTCCTTGAGTGAGTTTCAGCCTGGTTTTAAAATCCGTCCTGAGTGATCCGATCATAAGTGCACATCTCTTAAGTATGTGTTTACACCTGTGGGTAGAATGTCTCCAAATGCGTCTTGAGTGACCACTTGTGACACAAtttgtgtgcgtgcacgtgttcaaacagtctgtgtgtgtgtgccaaaaAAAGGATGTCTGCCAGTGATCGCCAGGACCTGTGCAGGAGAGAGACCTTTTTTTTCAGCTTTCATTTTGTAGCTTCTAACCTTGAagctttattttacttttaatgtttGCTTATAGGAGTCATGTTACTTCTGATGAACACTCAGCATTTCCTGATTGTCTCGCTTCATAAtaacttttaaataacaaaatattgGGACATTTATTGTGAAGAATTTATAGGAAATGAAACCGCTCCACTGTTTTACAGCTGCTCTTTTGAATACTCAGGTTTGCAGGTATGTGGCCCGGGGGCCGGGACACATAGGCATACATACTGTTAAAAGAATGTGGACTTATGTGGCCCAGACCACCTCCGAATGTGCTCTGAGTTATTGGATCTCAGTGCGTCCTGGCTGCAATTGGTCAatccatttttatttgtcagatGAGGTAGTATGAGGTacagcttatatatacatataatacatatatacaatacGGCCCAGGATACATGTGACTAtcagcattttgttttctataTGTATATCTAGCAGAAACACTGGATTATCTTCACAGGAAGTATAAATCATGTTACCTGTGTCCCTTATAAATCAAGAAATCCCACTAAATTGTGAGGGGAAAATACTTTAGTTCTTTGATTTTGGGTTCCTGGGAAATTAATCCTGACTGACTTAATTTCAATCAAGTTCAACTCAGACTATATACGGTCACAAAATCAAGCATTTCTATTtttaattcaattacattttattgtcattgacaCAATGTGCAGGCACATTAAATTTGGAGAATTGTCCAAATTAAACCCACGTAATAAAGTCCCACATTTGTACCTTGAAATGGCAACATTTCTAAACATCTGAGGTGATGTAAATATTGGTAAGTTCAACTAAGTTCCCAGCTTTCTGGCAAGACTGAATGCATGTCAATTTTGTGTTTTGACCATTTGTGTACTGCGTTAGATTGTAGATTGTTTGCCTGAGCACAATTGTTAACAAGAGCACAAAGTTCTTCATAAATCTAGCCTCTTAATTTTGCTCTCAACGTGCACTTTAAAGTGTTCTAAAATGTTTTAGCAGCATGCCCCTGTAAggtccacctgccacagtgtcACGAAATCCTGTGGTAAACGCTGCACGGTCTACAAAATGTCCACACCTCAACCCTGTAAAATAATGAGAGAAACAGAACAGAGAGACACAACAGTCTCATAAGTGCATTT from Sander lucioperca isolate FBNREF2018 chromosome 3, SLUC_FBN_1.2, whole genome shotgun sequence harbors:
- the dnaja2a gene encoding dnaJ homolog subfamily A member 2a, which translates into the protein MATVVDTKLYDILGVSPSATENELKKSYRKLAKEYHPDKNPNAGDKFKEISFAYEVLTNPEKKELYDRYGEQGLREGGGGGPGMDDIFSHIFGGGLFGFMGGQGSRSRNGGRRRGEDMVHPLKVSLEDVYNGKTTKLQLSKNVLCSTCNGQGGKTGAVQKCTTCRGRGMRIMIRQLAPGMVQQMQSVCTDCNGEGEVISEKDRCKKCEGKKVVKEVKILEVHVDKGMKHGQKITFGGEADQAPGVEPGDIVLVLQEKENETFRREGNDLFMNHKLGLVEALCGFQFMLKHLDGRQIVVKYPAGKVIEPGSVRVVRGEGMPQYRNPFEKGDLFIKFDVQFPDNNWISPEKLVELEDMLPSRSEPPIITGDTEEVDLQDYDVSQSSTSGSRREAYNDSSDEEGGHHGPGVQCAHQ